AGAGGAAGTCCGCGGCGGTGCGGATGCGCTCGTCGGTCTTGGAGATGTCCAGCACGTACAGTCCATCCGTGCGCACGCGGTGGATGAACCGCTCCATGTCCTGGGTCTTCTGCTGGGTCCCGATGTGGGCCCCCGCGCCGAGGTACTCCTCGACGGGAATGAGGAGGTCTGCCTCCTCGTCGGGCATGACGTCCTCGTCGAGCGACGGCCCGGCTGGATCCTCGTCCACGTCTGTGTCTGCTTCGGCCTCGGCCTCCTCGGTGTCGGCGTCGGCGGTCGGTTCCTCGGTCTCGGCTCTGACGTCCTCGTTGGGATCGACGTCGGGGTCCCCGCCCGCTTCGGGTTCGGGTTCCTCGTCGATCTCCTCCTCGGCGGCGTCGAGCCCGTCTTGGTCTGGTTCGTTGCTCATAGTGCGTCCTCCGCGATGCGGATGAGTTCGTTGAGTTTGGCGGTTCGCTCGCTGCCGGCCGCGCCCGTTTTGATGAAGGGGGCGTCGGTCGCCACGGCGAGGTGTGCGATGGTCGTGTCCTCGGTCTCGCCCGAACGATGCGAGACGACCGGCTCGATGCCGTTTCGCGTCGCGAGTTCGATCGCGTCGAAGGCGTCCGTCAGCGTCCCGATCTGGTTGGGCTTGATCAGGATCGAGTTGGCCGATCCCTCCCCGATGCCCTGCTGCAGGCGCTCGGTGTTGGTGACGAAGAGATCGTCCCCACAGATCAGCGTCTGCTCGCCGACCTTCTCGGTCAGCTCGGCGAAGGCCTCGAAGTCGTTCTCGTCGAGGGGATCCTCGACGTAGACGAGATCGTACTCGTCGACGAGGTCAGCGACGTACTCGATCTGCTCTGCGGTCGAGCGCGTGCGGTCGGAGTACTGGTACTCGCCCTCCTCGTACATCTCGGCGGCCGCGACGTCGAGCCCGAAGCCGATCTCGAATCCGACCTCGTCGGAGACGGTGTCGGTCGCCTCGGCGACGATCTCGAATGCCTCCTCGTCGCTGATCGAGGGCGCCCACGCGCCCTCGTCGCCCTTTCCTGCCGGAATGTCGCGCTCGGCGAGGATGTCGTGGACTTCGCCGTGGACCGCGGCGTTGGCAAAGACCGCGTCGGTGACGCTCGGTGCGCCGACCGGCGCTGAGAGGAACTCCTGGATGTCCGTCGCGTCGGCGGCGTGTTCGCCCCCGCCGACGACGTTTCCGAGCGGTATGGGAAAGTTCTCGCCGCGGAATGCTCCTCCTAAATGCTGGTACAGCGGCGCACCGAGCATGTCCGCGCCGGCTTTCGCGGCGGCCATGCTGATGGCGACGGCGCTGTTCGCGCCGATCTCGGAGAAGTCGTCCGTGCCGTCCGCCGCGTGCAGCGCCGCGTCGACGCTTCGCTGATCGCCGGCGTACACCTCGCCGACTAATCGGGGAACGGCTCGTTCGCGCGCGGCGGCGATCGCCTCCTCGGGGGCGAGTTCGATCGCTTCGTGCTCGCCCGTGCTCGCGCCGCTGGGTGCAGCCGCACGACCGAACCCGCCGCTCTCGGTCAGCACGTCGGCCTCGACGGTGCCGTTGCCCCGCGAGTCGAGGATCCGGCGGAGCCGGACCTCGGCGATCAGCGTCATCGTCTCCCCCGCTTGACGGTGAACGGGAGCGCCCCCGCGTCGTACTCCTCGGCGGCGATAAGGATCGGTTCTGACTGGTCGGTCTCGATCAATACCGGCGCGCCGTAGGACACCTGCAGCGCTCTCGCGCCGAGGATGCGGGCCTTCTCGTACCGGCTGAACTGTTGGCTCGTCATTGGTAGGGTGCCACTACGTCCACGAGGTCGGTGTGGCTGACGAGCATCCGGCGACAGCAGTGTCGGGTCACGCCCAGATCGTCGAGCACCTCGGCGGGATCCTCGCCCTCCTCGACACGGCTGGTAAAGGCCTCCCAGTGCTCGCCGACGACGCTACCACACGTGAAACACCGGACTGGTACCATCATGGGTGAATCACCTAGCGGTAGGACTTCTGGTAGCGCGCCCGCGCACCGGGCCCGCCCCACTTTTTCGGCTCGGACTGGCGCACGTCGTTGACCAGCAGCGAGCGGTCGAACTCCATGTAGGCGTCGCGCAACTCGGCGTCGTTGTTGAACTCGACCAGCCCGCGGGCGATCGCGGTCCGGACGGCGTCGGCCTGCCCGTTGTAGCCGCCACCCTGAACGTTCACGTCGATGTCAACGCCCTCGCGAACGTCCTCGACGATGCGAAACGGTTCGAGCATCTTCAGGCGGGAGATCTCCGGTTCGACCAGCTCGACTGGCTGGGAGTTGATGCGAACGCGCCCCTCGCCGTCGCTGACCGTGGCGCGGGCGATGGCCGTCTTCTTCTTGCCGCTCGTGTTCGTTACCATGTGACGTTTGCCCCCAGGTTCTCGCTTACCTCGCCCAGCTGGACGAACTTGATGTTCGAGAGTCGATCCAGCGACGTTCCGTCGAGGACTTCCGCGTCCCGGTCGTGGGGGTTGCCGACGTAGACGCGGACGCTCTCGAAGGCCTCCCGACCGCGCGTCGTTTTGTAGGGTATCATCCCGCGGATGGCACGCTTCATGAGGCCATCCGGTCGTTTCGGGTAGTACGGGCCGCGATCGCTCCCGATCTCGGCTCGCTTCTCGTAGACGCTCATGATGTCGTCGTCGCTGCCGGTGATCACGGCCGATTCGGCGTTGATCACGGCCACGCGCTGGCCGTCGAGTGCGGCCTCTGCGACCTGACTGGCGACCCGGCCGAGGATGCAATCGCGGGCGTCGACGACGAGGTCTGCTTCGAACTCGGCGACGCTCATGCGATGACCCTCACGTTGCTACCCTCGGGGTTCTGTTCGATGGCCTCCTCTAGTTGCACGACTTGGCCGTCGGCCTGTTCGATCTTCGTCTCGGCGGTCCCCGAAAAGGAGACGGCCGCGACGGTGACGTTCTTTTGCAACACACCGCTTCCGAGAACCTTCCCGGGCACGACGACGGTCTCGTCTTCGGTCGCGTACCGTTCGATGCGACCGAGGTTGACCTCGGCGTGGGTCCGGCGTGGTTTCTCGAGGCGGTCTGCGATGTCGCTCCACACGTCGGCACCCGACTCGCGGGAGACCGACTTGCATTCGGCGATGAGACTGGTGAGCCTCGGATTGGTCTTACTCATAGTTCCTCCTGAGTGTAAGTGGACTGCGGAAAAGCGGAGTGCAGGGAGCAGGATTTGAACCTGCGGACTCCTACGAGACAGCGCCCTGAACGCTGCGCCGTTGGCCAGACTTGGCTATCCCTGCTCGCAACTCCTCGTACTTTCTGCCCCGTAAAACCCCTTTCGGTTACCCACTGCTGGCCAGAGCGTGCGCTCTCCGCGGGAGCGAACGCCGTGAGGTGGGTGACGGGACACATGACGATACTATCCTATAGCGCGACCGCGTCCTCGAGTTCCCGGGCACGGTCCCCGAGCGAGGCGGCGGCCCGATCGACCAGCTCGGAGGCCGTCATCGAGCCGTCCGTCTCGACGTGGAAGACGAACGCGTCCGGAACGTCCTCGAGGCGCAGCTCCTTGCCGGGATATCGGTTCGTGAGGTCGTGATCGAACTCATCCGTGAGGACGAGTTCGCCCTCGTCGGTTTCGACGACCCCGCGGACGATGTTCGCTTCCTCGTCGGCGAACTCCTCGCGGTCACCTTCGATGTTCACCCGAACGAGGTGTCGATAGCCGACCGCGACCCCGCCCTGGTGTTTGGCGTGTTCGCGTCCCACGTCGAGGACGGCGTCGGCCTCCAGTTCGAGGCGTTGGCCCTCCTTGAGTTCGATGATGGGGACGTTCCGATCGGCCGGTTCGACCTGCTCGTCCGAACTGACCAGGTCGCCCGAGTAGGCGGTCGCGGGGCCCTCGACGTCGAGCGCGAGGGTCACGTCCTCGCCCAGCTCGTAGTCCTCGGGGGTCGAAAGCGGGACGAGCCCGAGTCGAAGCGCGAGCTGCTCGTTGAACATCACCGAGGAGTTCTCGATGAACCGGACCGAATCGATCGATAGCGTGGGTACGTCCGCGAGCATCGCGCGGCGAATGCCGTTTGCGAACGCCGGCGTCGCACCACGAACGAGAAACCGCGCGCTGCGGTCGTCGCGTTCGATGATCTCGACGTCGAAGTTCCCCTCCATGCTAGAACCCGCTGTTTTTGGGCGCGCGACAGCCGTCGTGCGGGATCGGCGTGACGTCCTCGATGCGGCCGATCTCCAGTCCGGCACGTGCGAGCGCACGGATCGTCGCCTGTGCGCCTGGACCGGGGTTCTGCTGGCGGTTGCCGCCCGGACCGCGTACGCGGACGTGAACGCCCTCGATACCGGCATCGAGGACTTCCTGGGCGACGGTTTCGGCCATCTGCATCGCCGCATAGGGCGAGGCCTCGTCGCGGTTCTGTTTCACGACCGTCCCGCCCGAGGATTTGGCGATCGTCTCGGCGCCGGTCTGGTCGGTGATCGTGATGACCGTGTTGTTAAACGAGGCGTGAACATGTGCGACGCCCCACTTGCTGTCTCCTGATTCGCTCATCTATTGTTCCTCCGCGCGTTCGGGGTGCAGTTCGTCCGCGAGCGGGCTGTTCTCGTCGAAGCTCACCGAGTCCTCCTGGCTGACTTCCACCATGTACGACGGCACCGTCACCCGCTGGCCGTCGACCGTGACGTGGCCGTGGGCGATGAACTGGCGGGCCTGTTTTGGCGTGTTCCCCACGCCCTTCCGGTAGGCGACCGTCTGCAGGCGGCGTTCGAGCAGGTCGGTGACCTCAAGCGACAGCACGTCGTCGAGGCCCTCCTCGTTGCCGAGGATGCCGATTCGCTGGAGCCGCGAGAGGAACTCCTCGCCCTCGCG
The DNA window shown above is from Halalkalicoccus jeotgali B3 and carries:
- the rpsB gene encoding 30S ribosomal protein S2, with the translated sequence MSNEPDQDGLDAAEEEIDEEPEPEAGGDPDVDPNEDVRAETEEPTADADTEEAEAEADTDVDEDPAGPSLDEDVMPDEEADLLIPVEEYLGAGAHIGTQQKTQDMERFIHRVRTDGLYVLDISKTDERIRTAADFLSNYDPEQVLVTSSRQYGRFPAEKFAETIGARARTGRFIPGTLTNPKYDGYIEPDVVVVTDPIGDAQAVTEAITVGIPVIAMCDSNNSTSNVDLVIPTNNKGRKALSVVYWLLANETLDRRGADTVYALEDFESGI
- the eno gene encoding phosphopyruvate hydratase; this encodes MTLIAEVRLRRILDSRGNGTVEADVLTESGGFGRAAAPSGASTGEHEAIELAPEEAIAAARERAVPRLVGEVYAGDQRSVDAALHAADGTDDFSEIGANSAVAISMAAAKAGADMLGAPLYQHLGGAFRGENFPIPLGNVVGGGEHAADATDIQEFLSAPVGAPSVTDAVFANAAVHGEVHDILAERDIPAGKGDEGAWAPSISDEEAFEIVAEATDTVSDEVGFEIGFGLDVAAAEMYEEGEYQYSDRTRSTAEQIEYVADLVDEYDLVYVEDPLDENDFEAFAELTEKVGEQTLICGDDLFVTNTERLQQGIGEGSANSILIKPNQIGTLTDAFDAIELATRNGIEPVVSHRSGETEDTTIAHLAVATDAPFIKTGAAGSERTAKLNELIRIAEDAL
- a CDS encoding DNA-directed RNA polymerase subunit K, with the protein product MTSQQFSRYEKARILGARALQVSYGAPVLIETDQSEPILIAAEEYDAGALPFTVKRGRR
- a CDS encoding DNA-directed RNA polymerase subunit N, whose amino-acid sequence is MMVPVRCFTCGSVVGEHWEAFTSRVEEGEDPAEVLDDLGVTRHCCRRMLVSHTDLVDVVAPYQ
- a CDS encoding 30S ribosomal protein S9; protein product: MVTNTSGKKKTAIARATVSDGEGRVRINSQPVELVEPEISRLKMLEPFRIVEDVREGVDIDVNVQGGGYNGQADAVRTAIARGLVEFNNDAELRDAYMEFDRSLLVNDVRQSEPKKWGGPGARARYQKSYR
- a CDS encoding 50S ribosomal protein L13, with the translated sequence MSVAEFEADLVVDARDCILGRVASQVAEAALDGQRVAVINAESAVITGSDDDIMSVYEKRAEIGSDRGPYYPKRPDGLMKRAIRGMIPYKTTRGREAFESVRVYVGNPHDRDAEVLDGTSLDRLSNIKFVQLGEVSENLGANVTW
- a CDS encoding 50S ribosomal protein L18e; this translates as MSKTNPRLTSLIAECKSVSRESGADVWSDIADRLEKPRRTHAEVNLGRIERYATEDETVVVPGKVLGSGVLQKNVTVAAVSFSGTAETKIEQADGQVVQLEEAIEQNPEGSNVRVIA
- a CDS encoding DNA-directed RNA polymerase subunit D — encoded protein: MEGNFDVEIIERDDRSARFLVRGATPAFANGIRRAMLADVPTLSIDSVRFIENSSVMFNEQLALRLGLVPLSTPEDYELGEDVTLALDVEGPATAYSGDLVSSDEQVEPADRNVPIIELKEGQRLELEADAVLDVGREHAKHQGGVAVGYRHLVRVNIEGDREEFADEEANIVRGVVETDEGELVLTDEFDHDLTNRYPGKELRLEDVPDAFVFHVETDGSMTASELVDRAAASLGDRARELEDAVAL
- a CDS encoding 30S ribosomal protein S11, which codes for MSESGDSKWGVAHVHASFNNTVITITDQTGAETIAKSSGGTVVKQNRDEASPYAAMQMAETVAQEVLDAGIEGVHVRVRGPGGNRQQNPGPGAQATIRALARAGLEIGRIEDVTPIPHDGCRAPKNSGF
- a CDS encoding 30S ribosomal protein S4 — translated: MALGSNTKFYETPNHPFQGERIASEHSLVGRYGLKNKEELWRAQSKLRSFRREARELLGQAQGDAEEAAREGEEFLSRLQRIGILGNEEGLDDVLSLEVTDLLERRLQTVAYRKGVGNTPKQARQFIAHGHVTVDGQRVTVPSYMVEVSQEDSVSFDENSPLADELHPERAEEQ